The nucleotide window TTTCATGCAAAAAACCCACCAAATATGATATCACAGTCTATCTAATCAGGTCACCCACCAAATTATTCGTGCAAGACTTAAACATGGATAATTTGGACGTGCAAAAATAACCCTTTTTTACTCGTACAATTTTGAAATCCAGACAAATCAACGGGTAGGAAGAGAAAAAATTTCACAACAAATATGAAATTctcattcaattcaacattgaGTCTATCAGcttgcattttttcttcttgttatgGAAGACAAATCTATAAgatttcattcaattcaacattaATTCAACATTGATTATGAAACTAACAcataattttttcttgattCTCACAAGATCCAGGTGAAAGATAAATATGCAcgcaaaaaaaactttttttttcttacgcCCCTGGGGATtagaattaaattcaaaagAACCTATAATTAGAGGATCTAAATCCCTCCGATTCAATTAACAAGTAACtataaaccctaaaactaaaaaagaacatCATCCCAGAAGAGTTAACAAGAATGGATCAAGAAAAAGAGTTGAAAATTAAAGTAtgataaaaccctaaaaaaaaaaaaagaggaatcGAGTGTTGAAAATAATAGTTAGTAATAGTACCTTGCTAGACGAAGTTAGAGTTTTGGAGTTTGCCattgatttagcaaaaaaatatccGTAATCTCTCACCAACCACCTTTTGTGAAGTTTGTGAAATGAGTGCCCAACCCCAATTTCTTACCAGAGTTATCCATATATAGTCTCACTAAAAGGGCTAGGTTTCCCTCATCTTAATGGGCCTAAGAACTTTCTCATCTCATTAAAATGTTGCTACAAAATTACTTCATTAAAACCCTCAATATTACTCATACACCACTATATTATTAATTATCCCAAGTTAATACCGTtagttttcaatatttttaattttacacttttttattcACTATGCTAATATTTACACATCTACCTAGCGgtttatgttattttcattgtaacaatcgattttttttttctttatcaaggGGAAAATAAAAGAACTAAGCAATCTGTTATCTAAATACCTTAAAATCTATATCCACAAGCAGAGTGATATTCAACTAAGGAGGATAATACTTCCACATCTTCAAGGAATCAACATTGTTAGCACCAAACTAGGTCAACTAGTCAGCACATTCATTGTCTTCTCTCAAAGTATGATTAAAGGAGAAACACTCAAGAAAGAGAAGAGTGCCTCTTAACGAGGGAGAACAACTTTGCATGAGGATGAAAATCATTCTTATTAGTATCTGCAATAAGATCCAAAGCTGTCCGAGAGTAAGATTCTATGATGTGTCACAATCGAATTCTTTTCTAAGTACTAAAATCTACCCTAAATAAAGTAAACGCAAATCTAATAGTTTTCAACTGGTCATATCTGCTATTAACCTTtaacaataaaaagtaaaaaaattgaccCACAAACCAAGCTATTTCACGTTTGTAATAAAAATAGTAGACAAGTTTTTCtttcaagagaaaaaaaaaactctagtttaaataaagtaaaattaacCGTTGAATGAACAAATTGAGGTAgccaaacatgtttttttacaAGAGGATGTCATTCATGTTTGAATTATAACTAATGcagttaaataaaaatcaatgttattctatttgcagttttttttatagtatttcTAACATTTATCACCACAtaactataaattatatatatatttttttaaaatgcaacttgtatttattttataaagataGAGTACAAGATGTATTTAGGTTAAAACACAAAGAGCCTGCATATACCTGTTTAGGTTACAATTACTATGGACCACCATAACTaaagtttaatttgtttcaatACCACTGAATTGGTTTGCCATAACACAATATCTAGAAATAATATATTACAAACAAACCAACCATAATTAgcatcaagaacaacaaaatgCAGCAACCTTGTGATGACAtttctcaaacttcatctttagCTATCTTAACTTTTTTGTTCGCAGAATCCTTCTGTTTCACAATAATATCTGGAATGGTGTCTTGCATGACCTttggggatgaaaaatcaaaatccaaagCAGATACACCATTGGGCTGTGGATGATCTTTAAGATATGCTGCTATCTCATTGCGAGATCTCAGTTGTTTACCTGTAGGTGTTATGTAGTAGGAGTCCAATTTAGAGTAATCATCTCTAAGCACTGAGATTCTCTTGAATCCTTTTGGAGTCTTTGGAATGTTAGGCTTGTATTTGACCCATGTCCGCGTAGAATCATATTCTATATCAGCAGGATCATCACACCTACAATTATCCTTTTTGCTACAATCAAAAGGCTCTTGTTTGATTTTATGAAGGATCTCCTCAAACTCCTCCTGCGTATCAATCTCTCTAAATTTCATGCAAAGTTTGCATTGTGCCACATATATATCATTCTGGGATATCACTGGTCTCTGTCACAATAATTCACCATCAGTTTATAAAGCAGCAGAAGTTCAGCTTTTAGATTAAACCTAATAAAGACCTATTGATAAAAACCCAAGTCCCGTGTTTAAAAGTGATAAGCTCTGAAAAAGGTTTATGAAGAATGATGACACCTTATAAGCCGGTTCTAGGATGAGTTAGACTAAATATAAAAACCCAATATGATATCACAGTCTATCCAATCAGGTCACCCACCAAATTATTCGTGCAA belongs to Medicago truncatula cultivar Jemalong A17 chromosome 6, MtrunA17r5.0-ANR, whole genome shotgun sequence and includes:
- the LOC120575923 gene encoding methyl-CpG-binding domain-containing protein 4, which translates into the protein MADSKTLTSSSKRPVISQNDIYVAQCKLCMKFREIDTQEEFEEILHKIKQEPFDCSKKDNCRCDDPADIEYDSTRTWVKYKPNIPKTPKGFKRISVLRDDYSKLDSYYITPTGKQLRSRNEIAAYLKDHPQPNGVSALDFDFSSPKVMQDTIPDIIVKQKDSANKKVKIAKDEV